AAGGTAACAAGTTCTACACCAGCTGTCAGTGGCACTGGTACGAACAATTCCAACACTAGCTGTAATTGAACAAGTAAGAGGTGGGAACTAAACATGTAATATcaatttagggtttttaggaATAAAAGGGACCAATTCTTACACTGGGAGTAGTGATGCAAATGCGTGTGCAGGAACCATGcatgacacacacacacatatgagagagagagagagagagagagagatctaccTTACAATCATCAATTTTATACCAGTTTCCACAAAAATCCTTGGTATAGCAGTTGTAATGCCCATAAAAGGATGCGTTCAACAAATCCAAATGAACAACCACCGCATAAAGCTTGTATACATCTGTACCATCTCCTGGTTCGCTCATGTAAGGGCTAAGATCCAAAGTTTCAGGGAAAGTGACTCTCTTATTAAGTTTCCCAAACCTCCCACTCTGTAAAAAGTTGCAGATAGATAAACTAGAATTTTGAGAGACATTCTCAAATTCGATCTAGCAAAACAAATTACACAAACTCAAGATGACACACTATTACTTTTGAAAGTGAAAATCTATAATATAGCTTAGAATTTGCATTTAACATAGTAAGAGTGCATTACAAAACATAAGATAGAACATGTAAAATGAGTATAGCTCAGACCTGAAATCTTTTTAAGGCAATTGTAAGAATATTTGGAGCTTTTTTCACAGTAAGACGCTTCCAAGCCTTAACATAGTCATTGCAGCTGTAAAcagcaaaaatatataatttctaacATGAGATCAAATACTGACATGGAAAACACATAATTTAGAACCAAAACATCAGTAAATTAAACTTAAAAGATCACGACAAACTAAACCACCATATGCAAGAAACTCTCCATAAATATAATAGATTGTACATAAAACCTTGAATCAACAAGACTTTCTTGAATGCAACACAAATTCGTGAGAAACATAgaggtaaaaaatataaataaagatgCCAAAAAGGCATTTCTTCATACtagaagcataaaaaaaataagggaccGTAAATTTCCCTCACTCCCATTCTTTTGTAGCTtgttcatcaaaattttccaaaacagCCAAATTAGGCATATCTCAACCATCACCATACCCAAAAATATTCAATCATCCTCTCCATTCACCAATTTAactttactttaatttttatgatgAGGAACCCCAGAGACCGGGCAGAGCATCGTGTCTTTTTACCCCGTTAAACCCTGGACCAATGTAACACACCCACATCACAAGGATCAGTCATTGGCTTTGCCAATGGGACGTGGCCTCTAGAAACTGTTTTCACCCAAGGGGATTCAAACCTTAGACTTGGAAGAAGCATACCACCAAGAACAAGGCCTTGACCACTTGAGCCAACCCCTAGGTgttatttatttagaatttgATAGTTGTGAGGGGATTTAAACTCTAGACATCTCCGTTGAAAATACTAGTAAGTGTCAACTAGTTGAGCTACAAAGTTCTTGACCAATCTAACCATACTTTTATAACACACATAATGCAAATGATGGATTgcaataaaataacaaaaatacaaatttggatTATCCTCTTTAAAAGGAAGGccaaaacaacaattaaaaaaattatgcttaaaACTATTCTACaagtcttcttctttcttttttttttttcttttttggctaggtaaaaagaaagaaaatttactAGAACACATACATCACAGCTGATACACAGTATGCAgaattatagtttttttcttttctttttaaattttttaattgaacctGATGGAAAAATAGATGCAACCATACCAATCGCatttatacatattttctcCATTAAGGCACTCCTTGGCTGTGAATTGTTCTAGGCATTCCTCCAAAGATGCAGCATCCCCATGAATTTCCACAGTCAAATCCATCATACTTTCATACTGATTTGAAATATTATTGCATTTTGTACATATCAcctgaaaatatatttttttttaaacataaaaattcaatacCTCAAAAGGAAACCAACAAAAAGGATTATAGAGGAATCAAATGTACAATTAGCAATAGAAAATCTCAAAATCGAAATGTGATTTGAAAAGAATTCATTAACCTCTATCGTTGCATAACTACAGCTATATTGTAAGCCAGCTCTAAGTGTTTGAAAGTATTTAAAGAATTTCAAcatgcacatgcacaaaaaTAGAATAACTTAATCAGGTTGTTCCAAGGACTGGATCTGTAGAGACTAaatgaaagaatatttataTGCCATTGGCTTGACAGAGATAAACCACATACAAATTACTTCTATTGAACAAGGAGCCACCAAAGAAAGTGAGTTAAGTTAGGCCCAAAAAACTAGGCACAACTAGAGATCTATTTTTTTGAGATGACATGGAACCTCACCAAGGCAAGGCCCTTTGGACCCACCCCTGCGTAGTAAACCATAGAGACACAACCCACCCACTAGGACCATGTATCAGGTAATCCAAGGGAACTCCTAGTGGGGATCAAACTGAGAGTGTCTAGATCTACAATTCATCCTACGCTTGCAACCATTAATTAGGCTGCACTCAGACGGGTTAGACACGTCTAGAGATTCTACAAAACAGCTTGTTCAGAAAACCATTGCCTATTTATGTGTAAGTCAGAAAAGggtagagaaaataaaaaacaagaagacTGCTCAAGTGCCCATGTTATCTCTAACACCCACATTAAATGCACAGAGAAGTAACAAGCTCATAAACAACAAGTAAAATCATTGTGTTCAGTAATAATAATATGCATAACCTGAGATTGGAGATGACCAccaaatatatgttggataagGGTTGTCTCTTGAGAGCTAGAATCAACAGCTTTTTCTCCACCAAATTCATCGAGACAGACAGATTGCATTGTGTCTATTGCAAACCTACAAGCAAGACAGTGGACTTCACAAAATTGAACTGAACTTAACATAAAATGCTGTTACACTACATTACGTCCTTATTTAATGGAACTGAAGCAATTTGCTAGTTCACGTAAATATActgaatttgacaaaaataacacaaaccGCATGAACTCATGAGCATCTTCCTGTCTTCCGTAGCCAAGATTACCACCAATATTAGGTAAGCGAGAGAGAATATTTATAGGTGAAAAGGCTTGCGAGCTTTGGCTTGCCCTTTCAACATGTATTTGAAATTCACATAGGAAGCACCAATCATCCCGATCACCTGGAACACAAAAATCAACAATCATAAGAGTAAGAAATAGTTTAAGCACTTATAACCCCTccaaagagtaaaaaaaaaggggggggggggtgacgGGGGAAGGTGATATCTAGCGTATGAGTTTACATTCTTTCCGATGGCCTTTTTCCAACAAGTAAGCAACAAGTGGCCGTGTGAATGCAAGGCATTGTAGAACCACATTGGCATAGCAACTGCACCAAATAAAGggacaaaaaaaatcaccatacATGAACCCCATATGCATGCATGTATTTTGTGTGCATTTTAAGGGGAGGGGAAAATGTGCACTAGTGTAATATATCCTCACATGTTAAGCATCCACTTGATGGTATTATACCAAAGCATAATTATGGTATACACAAACCTGTTCCCACAATTTAGAAGTCCACAAGGAGGGAATCCTGGCTTGTCCCAATTGAAAAAATTCACAAATTCTTCGTATGGAAAAAGAATCTGAAAAGATACAAGTCTTGGTTACAGGTTTCTTATTTAAGTGTCATTTATAGTGCAAAAGGAAAAGTaattttggggggagggggaggacaaacaattactttttttggCTGCTTGATTAGCTTAGAGATTCCACGACCATGAGCAGGAACCAGTGCAATTCCCGAGCAACTTTTACCCCCAAGCCCAGAAGTTTTGCGTCCAGAGCCCGCTGTTGAATTTACCCCAGATGGTCTCAAATCCTTGCATTTTGACTTATGTCCAGATTTCCAGTGAGCTTCTTGGCATTTTTGCGAgctgggaaaaaaatttaaaatttccacCTGATAATTATTATGAACCTAACAAGTAACAACTACTAACAAGCACACACTCACCATTACAGATGAAACTCACTAAAACAgtaaaaaagtcaaataaataatgaaaacaataacaaaacaaaattaatgcagccaaaaacaaaaacataagcATGCACTCACCAACCAAATAAGAAACGCATTCAAAAAAGGAATAATAATTAATACTAATGCcttgaaaaacataaaaatgttgaaaCCAGAAGAAGGTAGTGATTAATACCAGTTCATATAAATATACAAGTAAATCAGTGGTTAATACCAGTACTAAACTAAAGAGTAAGGGGGGAAAAGAGAAGGGGATGGGTTGTTACATACAAAAGAGTTATTTCCTCATGCAAAAAATCATCTGCAAGAGGCACAGCTGAGCTTGTTTTTCTCAAAGGAGGTTCTTAGATTTACTGCAGTCCACATAAGAGAGAAGCAAAGTCTCCTTTGttccaagaaaaaatatttgcacccaataataataacattacaAAAATGAAGCTTATCTCCAAGTtcttgttattaaattttagatttaacCTAAGAATCATATAGTCGCATTGTAGAACAAATCTGCCAACAGTACCCAGTAACATGCCCAAAAAGACAATTtatttaaatcttaaataatGACAAATTATATTCTCTGGTTCACAGAACCAATCATTAAACTTCAGAACTTAAATGCCACAACAGTCTCATGGAATTGATGTATTGACATGAAGATCATCTGTCCAGAGATTGCGCAACAATGCTTGCCCAAACACCACCCGTAGCTAGAAGCACCAGAACATCCAGTGGCTTGAAGGATAGGTTACCCCTACTCATGTTCACCAATGGTTAtccaagaaaaatgaaaaagaaaaaaagaaccacTGTGACAGGGGATCCACTGCCGAATTCTtgcttttgaaaagaaaaagaaaaaagaaaaaggtctCAAGACAGTAAACAAGACATTCACCAAGAAAGTCTTGCAAGATCAGATGCAACAGTTTAAGTTGCATCATAATAGGCAGCATGTGCCACCTTCTTGCACACATCATCAACATTCAATTTTTAGTAAGTTGTTAATTGTATTTCCTATACAAGAATAACTTAGTTGTGCAAAGTAAATCCTTAAGCAGATAGGTCTTTCATCCACAGACCAATGCCAAAAACATGAAGCTTCCTATAGCAACTCATACAAGGCAATTACAGATCCGTCCTTTTATGGAGATGGATGAAACTAGAAAGtgaataatttaagaaaaaataaaataaaattcatttattaCTCCTTGAAATTAGCAATTGACAAAAATAACTATTGAAATTGAACTCCCCCAAGTGTTTTTTTGAATTTGCCCAAGTTGTTGCTATGATTTTCCTTTTGAGTATATATGTCAAACTTTCATCTTTGGCATGTAATTAGTCCTGGATCCACCAATTCATAAAGTTTTCTTGCAGGCCAGAATTCTGCATAATCTAATCACTTGAATGCAAACCACTATTCAAGTTGTTGCCATGATTTTCCTTTTGAGTATATATGTCAAGCTTCAATCTTTAGCAATCTTTGGCATGTAATAAGTCCTGGATCCACCAATGTATAAACTTTTCTTGCAGACTAGAACTCAACATAAATTAAAGTTGTTGCTAAAACCACTAGAATTAAACTATTTCAGAATACCAATTATACCGAATTCTATCCAATTATAATGCATCAatctataaaaacaaaaacttgtaacaacaaaacatcaaaaacagactctttaattgaaaaacaagaaaccccagattaaaaaaaaagaagaaggaatcACAAAACAAGCCAGCCAAAGTGATCATCTTTATAGAGTTACCAGTATCGAACGGCCTTGCAGCGGGAGCACTTTTTGGTGGCGGGGTTACGGCAGTGGGCGCAGGCGGAGTCCTCGTTGGGCATTGGAGAGCTGCGATGAAGATGATCAGGGCTAGAGGTAGAGGTAGAGGTAGGGCAAGAgctgttgttggtggtggtgctgCTATTTTGTATGGCCATTGATGAATCTCTTGGTGGGTTTGATTCAAAATTGGCGTCAACCTCAAAGTACTTGGAAGCGGTGTTCTTGACGAGGTGGAGCAATCCAACAGCGATAATGAAGAGAGTAAATAAGAAGTGTAGGAACCAATTCAGGTCCACTCCCCCTCCACCTCCAGAGACAAGCATCTACGCCTTTCTCCCCaacttcttctccttcttcttagGGTTTCTCATTCATCACATCACATCAGTTCACAACCACAATCCCTCCCCAAATCCctcttattattaatatatatatttttaattagggtttatcaGAGATCCAATCCAAAagcccaataataataataataataataataataatttgttggCAAGGGAGGCTTACCGTATTCGAGAAGTACTTGTATTTTGGAACAACAACGcaaccaaaaaaccaaacacacacaaacacaattgaggttttttttttcttttttttgactgaaaagTTAGAAGGTTTTGTATTTCTTACCTGGGAAGGAATTTGtttagttttagattttttttttttttttttttttttttatagtttttagtGAAGACTAAAGACTAAGGTGTacttttggtttggttttgtggGTGATGAAGGCGGTGGTGTGATTGGGTCCCGTGCCGTGACAGAAGTTGGAAATCACGGCCAATGAGAAGCTTTGGGACATGGAAGCTTTGTTTGTTTGGGTCCACGTGACACTCAAATAGAAGCATATCATTGCTTATCATTTGGGATTTTTCTTTCGTTCTTGCTTCTTGTTGGAAGTTACAACTTTAATCACCAAACTTTTGATTTTGGGgggtatttatttttctctttataataACTTGTGGGTATAAGTGCTTATAGGGTGCGAGGGTAAAAGTTgagattcaagtctctaagagggagttctacacacatatacacttaaattaagctagagtagaattctatattgtaaaaaaaaaaaaaccacttgtGGGTAACCtattttagggggaaaaaaacaaacttgtttaattgatattaataaataaataatttttataaaagaatttgtaaaataaattaaacaaaatttaattatattttatttagagaatattaaacataatttatttgaaatttgtttattgtgatattGTTTTAATCCAATAAAAGTCATGATAATTGGATTTTTAATGGTGTTAACTCACATATAaagttgtttctcaaaaaaaacacacacacacataaagttttaataataaaataataacatttaCAAGGTAAAACTTATATAGGTTAGTGTGGTGGTACAAGAGAAAGTCTTGAAAAATAAATGCTTAAAGCTAAAATGATCGtgaaattttaagttttgagaTGGAGTATTATATGAATGTGGGAATTTGTTTTTCTAGATCCATTCCAAAGTTTGCATAGTACATTACTAAGTAAagaattaatgaaaataaaattcaaacaaaaaaattaaagcatctTTTTATATTATGGATTGTTAGTGGATTATgaatccataattttttttggtttagacaATTTTGAATGCATGGCACAAATATGGAAATATTCGttattattttactaatataGAAAGCTatcttacattttctttttttctttctttgttggttTTACTTTTACTTAGGGTTTGTACTTTGTAAACCTTTAAACACAtcaaaaatccttttttttctattaaacaTTTCAACAATCCTAGTTTAAGCTATATATGGGCAATGGAAagttattttctataatatatatatatacacgggaaattattgtatactcccggagtaccataaatacgtactccctcctctcatatGAATTGTAAgtttcactaattaaattcatggtgggacccacTATTCATGTGAGAATGGggagtacttaataattttcctatATGCACACACACAACTCTATGTTGTTAGCTTTATTGGGATTAGTTTTTATCAACATGTTAATACACCAATGTGGTTTTTTTAGGAGAAAATCAAATTCAAGTATTTTATTAGACGTTAAGAGACGTTATCGGTTGAGCTAATTAAAATCTACCACATTTATAACATATTTTAGTCTAGCCATGCATTTCTTAAATGTTTTTGACTATACACTGTGGATGGAGAATGTTCCACCACCTCTTTACTCTGTTTTCCATGCTAATTTAGCGAAGTTatctttgttttaataaaatagttgAAGTCTTCTTTCACAACAAAAGTCTTTTATTTGATGTTAAGAAACGTCACCAATTGAActtagggatgacaattttgtcCCGCCCTACTTAACCCGCCCTTCTCCGCTTCGCTCCACGCGGATTTTTCCCACCCCGCAAAGGTGATGAGTGGGGATGAggcaagattttagccccgcACCATGGGGCGGGTGGGaatgggtttagactttttagacctaTCTCGCCTCGCGCCATCCCCACCTCGTCTCATGTTTCTAAGGgttttaattgtaaatttttcatattctaaaattctattatttaaacaaacatatcaatattagcttattttatttcatCCAATGTGGTTCTCTACCttaattttgttatgtgttatattacaagatttttttgtgattttattgttaaacaattgaatatattattcaatttttcctaaaaattgatttgatttgatgagataaatttagttgtaatttcaagtatatatttattaattaaataggcttcattaaaaaaatggtacTAATTTGTAAAgtagattaataaaaaataaaattttaaagggtGAGGTGGGGTTTCGCTGGGCCCCAAGGGGCGGGAATATGGTAAGAAAGTTTTTTCCCGTCATGTAGGGCGGGGCGGAATGGGGTGAGACAAAACCATGCAAGGCGGAGATgaagaccccatccttcggCCACGCCCTACCCCATTGCTATCCCTAGTTGAACTAATTAAAATCCACCACATTTATAACATATTGCATCTTTAATAACCTTACcttttattaattaaacaaCTTAGAAATCTTTAAGGATCCATTTgattggaggagtggaaaagtgagagaatagaaaatggtgggaggatggaaaagtgggaggataaaaaagattttattttctctcatttttttggttgagtgGAAAAATGGAGGaatggaaaaaatgagtttaaataaatttattcatatatCCTTGTTAAATaatgatgcccaattaaaacaaaaaagagataaataaCCATAAAATAGagcaatcacccaaatttattaaaaaataaataaaaatcatgtctcaaaaaaaatcatgtctagttaaaaaaaaaaacggtgaATAAAAAACTGTTTCGCTTTGGTCCCTAATGTCATCTCACTAACAGAAAATAGCCTACGTGGCAAACGAAGTCCATATTGGCACACAAAATGCTGACGtgactattaaaataataataaaaaatgtatctcatgtttaaaattgctactgttaggacatatgtgattcatgttaggaacatatgttaacattttatgtaattgggaaatcttttgacaaaacgcactttacttgtatttgggtagatctaggatgtgtttaatacttcaagaaacaaggttttaagttcaagtgttaaagccatgcaagtttgtccaagaatcaagtgaagaagtgttgttcattaaaactcgacagctaatATCTATCAAGTTTAAAAAAGTTGTTTCAGCCCGAAGCTcaatagctgctcgacagatagggtatttgtcgagatttatgaagttcagtttttcaaagctaattttcatccaatccgtgaatgtatgtttgagttttcttttctcacaactctaaacatatataaggattattttaagggctgtcacgGGTTGCATAAGAgcacaattccacaagtgtgaagaaaagtgtgaccggatacctagtttgccctagttcttctttttctttaagaagttgttgtgtttgtacacaccatagggttttgtgaccaagcaacttcatgatcttcatcgtgtgatgaatagaagaaatttgcagccaacattcttctcaagttggtgatcaagttgcaTACCGGGATCCGCGCAtcagattggttagtcacgtactgggagccgtacaatacaaggagagattgtcactacagaacaagtctaattgtgtattggggtaagggttcagctgtaggttggtataaggtattgagattcctttacttgtaatcgcttgttgtgataatagtgaattctcaagagtggtgatcttaaaatcacctggtggagtttttgcctcaaaggttttccccattcgtaaacaaatcactatgtcaatttattttccgctgcatatttatttagttggtgatttatttgtactgccacgtacattgcatgttaaattggttaattaattaaacttggctaattaatcaactaatccatcacaaggggtcaatacattcttgatctatcaagtggtattagagcagacACACTTTGATTTGGGTTTAATCTTTACTGTGCtatccattgacccttgtttgtcatggatagaggacagtcactcattgtacctcttttatttgataGTACTAACTATGTATACTGGAAAGTACACATGaaagctttcttgcagtcattagataagaaagtgtggcaagttgtggagataggctggactaAGCCGAAAGAAGCACCGGCCGAcagggatgatgcaaagatcaaggctgTTAATTTCAACAACAGAGCaatgaatgctttattcagtgcggtcacaaatgaggaattcaagaagatatcctccattGAAACTGCAAAGAAAGCTTGGACCATTCTCCAAACAACCTATAAAGGAACCAAGACTATCAAGGATTTGAAACTTCAAAGGCTCACTACTAcctttgaagaaattaagatggaggaggatgagtcatttgatgagttctacgccaggctcaaggacatagtgaactcagcttttAATCTTGGGAAAACCATTCTTGAAcctaagattgtgagaaaggtgcttagatctctacccgagagatttcatgccaagattaccgcgatagaggaatcaaaggatattgacaagatttctttgacagagctggttggtAATTTGCAGACTTATGAGTTAGGTTTGACGAGGATTGGCAAGTTGGGTAAGGGTAAGAGCATGACATTGAAGGCCAA
This genomic stretch from Castanea sativa cultivar Marrone di Chiusa Pesio chromosome 1, ASM4071231v1 harbors:
- the LOC142616674 gene encoding ubiquitin carboxyl-terminal hydrolase 18 isoform X2, with the translated sequence MLVSGGGGGVDLNWFLHFLFTLFIIAVGLLHLVKNTASKYFEVDANFESNPPRDSSMAIQNSSTTTNNSSCPTSTSTSSPDHLHRSSPMPNEDSACAHCRNPATKKCSRCKAVRYCSQKCQEAHWKSGHKSKCKDLRPSGVNSTAGSGRKTSGLGGKSCSGIALVPAHGRGISKLIKQPKKILFPYEEFVNFFNWDKPGFPPCGLLNCGNSCYANVVLQCLAFTRPLVAYLLEKGHRKECDRDDWCFLCEFQIHVERASQSSQAFSPINILSRLPNIGGNLGYGRQEDAHEFMRFAIDTMQSVCLDEFGGEKAVDSSSQETTLIQHIFGGHLQSQVICTKCNNISNQYESMMDLTVEIHGDAASLEECLEQFTAKECLNGENMYKCDCCNDYVKAWKRLTVKKAPNILTIALKRFQSGRFGKLNKRVTFPETLDLSPYMSEPGDGTDVYKLYAVVVHLDLLNASFYGHYNCYTKDFCGNWYKIDDCKVTSVELKEVLSQEAYMLFYCRVSARPSCLRPIEPSVEQQQQQQQQMGQVTAAPCLKEQVECSTTVESLNHMNGFAVSSDDSSPHPKVSSCEEESSTGINPVALKENHKDMEVVYVESSSVSKEVASCETESYFGISIEDLREDPEDINTTNSGSHTPISVEFSSHEKESSAAFNSVAGREDLEDVNMADSEWCPVELKEVSCSEMDPVSMDCKFVREDSGDKEVESRPSVAKHAEVYGNGHIDQSEIPCREEHARKPVAAETHKLKRVPPLYNSDCVDGNGAKRVGIMGDSF
- the LOC142616674 gene encoding ubiquitin carboxyl-terminal hydrolase 18 isoform X1, which encodes MLVSGGGGGVDLNWFLHFLFTLFIIAVGLLHLVKNTASKYFEVDANFESNPPRDSSMAIQNSSTTTNNSSCPTSTSTSSPDHLHRSSPMPNEDSACAHCRNPATKKCSRCKAVRYCSQKCQEAHWKSGHKSKCKDLRPSGVNSTAGSGRKTSGLGGKSCSGIALVPAHGRGISKLIKQPKKILFPYEEFVNFFNWDKPGFPPCGLLNCGNSCYANVVLQCLAFTRPLVAYLLEKGHRKECDRDDWCFLCEFQIHVERASQSSQAFSPINILSRLPNIGGNLGYGRQEDAHEFMRFAIDTMQSVCLDEFGGEKAVDSSSQETTLIQHIFGGHLQSQVICTKCNNISNQYESMMDLTVEIHGDAASLEECLEQFTAKECLNGENMYKCDCCNDYVKAWKRLTVKKAPNILTIALKRFQIEFENVSQNSSLSICNFLQSGRFGKLNKRVTFPETLDLSPYMSEPGDGTDVYKLYAVVVHLDLLNASFYGHYNCYTKDFCGNWYKIDDCKVTSVELKEVLSQEAYMLFYCRVSARPSCLRPIEPSVEQQQQQQQQMGQVTAAPCLKEQVECSTTVESLNHMNGFAVSSDDSSPHPKVSSCEEESSTGINPVALKENHKDMEVVYVESSSVSKEVASCETESYFGISIEDLREDPEDINTTNSGSHTPISVEFSSHEKESSAAFNSVAGREDLEDVNMADSEWCPVELKEVSCSEMDPVSMDCKFVREDSGDKEVESRPSVAKHAEVYGNGHIDQSEIPCREEHARKPVAAETHKLKRVPPLYNSDCVDGNGAKRVGIMGDSF